A genomic stretch from Chitinophaga agri includes:
- a CDS encoding ATP-binding protein — translation MQLNVFSTDNHKSGFRLQYLEVLNWGTFDEHIHSIKPNGETSLLTGANGSGKTTFIDALLTLMVPEKRYRFYNQSSGSEKKGDRTEDSYVMGGYGMVNNEATGITKTLYLRENKEDAYSILLANFANEADQYVTLFQVRYFVNGDMRKIFGVAHRAMHIADDFSPFDMGGAWKKRIDQLYNKGGRRQVEWFDAASKYAQRMVDALGMQSIQALQLFNQTVGIKVLGNLDDFIRTNMLEPRNMEEQFQELKKHLTTLLDAQRNIEKAEEQIRLLTPIKDHHENFSSYQTSIRQLKQELNTATIWNSFTRSQLLTQALVERRQEVESLQKKIEETKVNMADLQEQERVTKNLMEQNKAGQRLQQLEKDIQELEKRKATAEQNLKEFSAWCDTLHLKDEDMNDEATYQRILKEVNRASLKLETEQRLNEEDEYSAKRVKERAESEKETLEKEIELLHQSRNNIPSHLVDLRKEICQSLRIDVSEILFAGELIQVKSEEIEWQPALEKLLHSFSLRLLVPEKYYKKVTSYVNSNNLRTRLIYYQIKESALNLYPDDDTVYHKLEFHPDHKLSPWVQQQVIQQFSYVCVNSERELQRHDMAITVEGLQKNRDRHEKDDRAHSNDASRYVMGWNNERKKDALIAKRSKLNEAIISSNEILQTCKSRAARLQKQFYAVGRLKEHKGFDEINIGKIQKAIRKAQDQIGALTDDNQELDSLKQQLLEIERQKDDNQEAQAMLIRNEALQQRNIEDMEEELQAMQHLLQHITEGDKDELLNFQQQNSHLLGNVTLENVGAIYKSLRENKEQDLKLAEEARHKEEVMLNRSISRLKNPQADVLQRFPDWISDVHGLSDDAGNATEYIEWLDKLTNDNLPRFKKDFESYINVTITYKIGGLNEEMEKWERDISTTIQKLNDSLAAINFNRMPDTYIQLVKRPVASGSEAREFKSRLLDALPQEANWQQSTFDEKAKHFREKVQPLIAALDESEAYRARVLDARNWFEFWADERFRETNESKKIYRQMGQLSGGEKAQLTYTILCSAIAYQFGITREGKNARSLRFIAVDESFSNQDEEKATYLMELCKQLHLQLLVVTPSDKIQIVQNFIAHVHLVQRVNGRQSVLYNMTVKELQDKKIDTEVAV, via the coding sequence ATGCAGTTAAACGTTTTCAGTACTGATAATCATAAGAGTGGATTCCGGTTGCAATACCTTGAAGTATTGAACTGGGGTACATTTGACGAACATATCCACAGCATCAAACCTAACGGGGAAACCAGTTTGCTGACAGGTGCCAATGGTAGTGGTAAGACCACTTTTATTGATGCCCTGCTAACACTCATGGTACCTGAGAAGAGATACCGTTTCTATAACCAGAGTAGTGGTAGTGAGAAGAAAGGTGACAGAACGGAAGATTCTTATGTAATGGGCGGATATGGTATGGTCAACAACGAGGCGACCGGTATTACCAAAACCCTTTATTTAAGAGAGAACAAGGAAGATGCATACAGTATACTGCTGGCCAACTTTGCCAATGAAGCGGACCAGTATGTTACCCTGTTCCAGGTAAGGTATTTCGTGAATGGGGATATGCGTAAGATCTTCGGTGTGGCACACCGCGCAATGCATATCGCTGACGACTTTAGCCCGTTTGATATGGGTGGCGCCTGGAAGAAACGTATCGATCAGCTGTACAATAAAGGCGGCCGCCGACAGGTAGAATGGTTCGATGCTGCCAGCAAGTACGCGCAGCGTATGGTAGATGCACTCGGTATGCAGAGTATTCAGGCATTGCAACTGTTTAACCAGACTGTAGGTATCAAGGTGTTGGGTAACCTGGATGACTTTATCCGCACCAACATGCTGGAGCCGCGCAATATGGAAGAGCAGTTCCAGGAGTTAAAGAAACACCTGACCACGCTGCTCGACGCACAGCGGAATATTGAAAAGGCAGAGGAGCAGATACGTTTGCTGACGCCTATCAAAGATCACCATGAGAATTTCTCATCTTACCAGACGTCTATACGTCAACTTAAACAGGAGCTCAATACAGCTACTATCTGGAATAGCTTTACCCGTAGTCAGTTACTGACACAGGCGCTGGTAGAACGTCGCCAGGAAGTAGAGTCGCTGCAAAAAAAGATTGAAGAGACGAAGGTGAATATGGCGGACCTGCAGGAGCAGGAACGTGTGACGAAGAACCTGATGGAGCAGAATAAAGCCGGTCAGCGTTTGCAACAGCTGGAAAAAGATATTCAGGAACTGGAGAAGAGAAAGGCCACGGCGGAGCAAAACCTGAAGGAATTCAGTGCATGGTGCGATACCCTGCATCTGAAAGATGAAGATATGAACGATGAAGCCACTTATCAGCGTATCCTGAAAGAGGTGAACCGTGCGTCACTCAAACTGGAAACAGAGCAACGTCTGAACGAAGAGGATGAATATAGTGCCAAGAGAGTAAAGGAACGCGCCGAATCTGAGAAAGAGACGCTGGAAAAGGAAATTGAATTATTACACCAGTCCAGGAACAATATTCCTTCTCACCTGGTTGATCTCCGTAAAGAAATCTGTCAAAGCCTTAGGATCGATGTAAGCGAGATCCTGTTTGCAGGAGAACTGATACAGGTAAAGTCGGAAGAGATTGAATGGCAGCCGGCACTGGAGAAGTTGTTACACTCCTTCTCGCTGCGCCTGTTAGTGCCGGAGAAGTACTATAAAAAAGTGACTTCCTACGTGAACAGCAATAACCTGCGTACACGCCTGATCTACTATCAGATCAAGGAATCAGCATTAAACCTGTATCCGGATGATGATACGGTGTATCATAAGCTGGAGTTCCATCCGGATCATAAGCTGAGCCCTTGGGTGCAGCAGCAGGTGATTCAGCAGTTCAGCTATGTGTGTGTGAACAGTGAAAGAGAGCTGCAACGACATGATATGGCGATCACAGTGGAAGGTTTGCAGAAGAACCGTGACAGGCATGAAAAGGATGACCGTGCACACAGTAATGATGCATCCCGTTATGTCATGGGCTGGAATAATGAGCGGAAGAAAGACGCACTCATCGCAAAAAGAAGCAAACTGAATGAAGCGATCATTTCATCCAATGAAATACTGCAAACCTGTAAATCAAGAGCAGCCAGACTGCAAAAGCAATTCTATGCAGTAGGTCGTCTGAAAGAACATAAAGGATTTGATGAGATCAATATTGGTAAGATCCAGAAAGCCATTCGTAAGGCACAGGACCAGATAGGCGCATTGACAGATGATAACCAGGAGCTGGACTCACTGAAACAGCAATTGCTGGAGATTGAGCGTCAGAAAGATGACAATCAGGAAGCCCAGGCCATGTTGATCAGAAATGAGGCCCTGCAGCAACGGAATATAGAGGACATGGAAGAAGAGCTGCAGGCAATGCAGCATCTCTTACAGCATATTACGGAAGGAGATAAGGACGAGTTGCTCAACTTCCAGCAGCAGAATAGCCATCTGTTAGGTAATGTGACATTGGAGAATGTTGGTGCTATCTACAAGTCCCTCCGTGAGAATAAAGAGCAGGACCTGAAACTGGCAGAGGAAGCCCGTCATAAAGAAGAGGTGATGCTGAACAGAAGTATCAGCCGTCTGAAAAACCCACAGGCAGATGTATTACAACGTTTTCCTGACTGGATCTCGGATGTACACGGATTATCTGATGATGCCGGCAATGCAACTGAATATATCGAATGGCTGGATAAACTGACGAATGATAACCTGCCACGGTTCAAAAAAGATTTCGAAAGCTATATCAATGTCACTATCACTTATAAGATCGGCGGATTGAATGAGGAGATGGAGAAGTGGGAACGTGACATCAGCACAACTATTCAGAAGCTGAACGACTCACTGGCTGCTATCAACTTTAACCGTATGCCGGATACCTACATACAGCTGGTAAAACGGCCGGTAGCTTCCGGTTCAGAGGCCCGTGAATTTAAGAGCCGTTTGCTGGATGCATTACCGCAGGAAGCTAACTGGCAACAAAGTACATTTGACGAGAAGGCGAAACACTTCCGGGAAAAGGTACAACCGTTGATCGCCGCGCTGGATGAGAGCGAGGCTTACCGTGCACGTGTACTCGATGCCCGTAACTGGTTTGAATTCTGGGCAGATGAGCGTTTCCGTGAAACGAACGAGTCCAAGAAGATCTATCGTCAGATGGGACAGTTATCGGGAGGAGAAAAGGCGCAGCTGACCTATACCATCCTGTGTAGTGCGATCGCCTACCAGTTTGGTATCACACGTGAGGGCAAGAATGCAAGAAGTCTGCGTTTTATTGCAGTGGATGAAAGCTTCAGTAACCAGGATGAGGAAAAGGCAACTTACCTGATGGAGCTTTGCAAACAGTTACACCTGCAATTGCTGGTAGTAACACCGAGTGATAAGATCCAGATCGTACAGAACTTCATTGCACACGTACACCTGGTGCAACGTGTGAATGGCCGTCAAAGTGTACTGTATAATATGACGGTAAAGGAATTGCAGGATAAGAAGATCGATACAGAAGTGGCTGTATAG
- a CDS encoding iron-containing alcohol dehydrogenase: protein MLNFEFRNPTKILFGKGQIASLAKEIPSGAKVLMLYGGGSIKQNGIYDQVRSALDGFTVLEFGGIPANPEYEVLLKALKVIKEEKIDFMLAVGGGSVIDGVKFLSSAALYDGDNPWDILAQRIVTKVGLPFGTVLTLPATASEMNSGAVISRHETQEKFTMGGPGLFPQFSVLDPQVVASIPKRQLANGITDAFTHVLEQYMTYPIGALLQDRIAESIMQTLVEVAPKVIKDPSDYEAAANFMWSCTMALNGLIQKGVPTDWAVHAMGHELTALFGIDHARTLAIIAPSHYRYNFDGKKEKLAQYAERVWNITTGTTDEKATAGIKATEDFFHSMDINTRLSAYTGEFKGTAQIISQKFTERGWNGLGERKALTPADVEKIVEMSY, encoded by the coding sequence ATGCTAAATTTTGAATTCAGGAATCCTACCAAGATCTTGTTTGGCAAAGGACAGATCGCCAGTCTTGCGAAAGAAATTCCTTCCGGAGCTAAAGTATTGATGCTTTATGGTGGTGGTAGTATTAAACAGAATGGTATTTATGATCAGGTAAGATCCGCGTTAGATGGATTCACCGTACTTGAGTTTGGCGGTATTCCTGCTAATCCCGAATATGAGGTACTGCTGAAGGCCCTAAAGGTGATTAAAGAAGAAAAGATCGACTTCATGCTGGCAGTTGGCGGTGGTTCCGTGATTGACGGCGTCAAATTCCTTTCCTCCGCTGCACTATATGATGGAGATAATCCATGGGATATACTTGCCCAGCGGATTGTTACAAAAGTAGGGTTGCCATTTGGCACCGTACTTACCCTCCCTGCTACTGCTTCCGAAATGAACTCGGGCGCAGTCATCAGCCGTCATGAAACACAGGAGAAGTTCACTATGGGTGGCCCGGGGCTGTTTCCGCAGTTCTCCGTGCTCGACCCACAAGTAGTCGCATCTATACCAAAACGTCAGCTGGCGAATGGAATAACAGATGCTTTCACCCATGTGCTGGAACAATACATGACCTATCCTATCGGTGCATTATTGCAGGATAGAATAGCCGAAAGCATCATGCAGACGCTGGTAGAAGTAGCCCCTAAAGTGATAAAAGATCCGTCTGACTATGAGGCAGCCGCCAACTTTATGTGGAGCTGCACCATGGCATTGAATGGACTGATACAGAAAGGAGTTCCAACCGACTGGGCCGTGCATGCCATGGGGCACGAACTGACCGCGCTCTTTGGTATTGACCATGCCCGTACACTCGCCATTATTGCCCCTTCTCACTACCGCTATAATTTTGACGGTAAGAAAGAAAAACTGGCGCAATACGCAGAACGTGTCTGGAACATTACTACTGGCACTACAGACGAAAAGGCCACTGCTGGTATCAAAGCAACGGAAGATTTCTTTCATTCCATGGATATCAATACCCGCCTATCAGCATACACCGGGGAGTTTAAAGGCACAGCGCAGATCATTTCGCAGAAGTTCACCGAAAGAGGCTGGAACGGACTTGGTGAAAGAAAAGCACTGACGCCCGCAGATGTGGAAAAGATCGTTGAAATGAGCTATTAG
- a CDS encoding cupin domain-containing protein yields MIRAIKLYTGEDGHSHFTVGTVTHRDVKEADSIMFNETAPHSTYDWHPAPTTQYVITLSGTLLFETALGEQFVLRPGDVLIAMDTYGSGHKWELIDDQPWRRVYVTFKDGADINFVPDVQ; encoded by the coding sequence ATGATCAGAGCAATTAAATTATATACAGGAGAAGACGGACATTCGCACTTTACAGTAGGGACGGTCACACACAGAGATGTGAAAGAAGCGGATTCGATCATGTTCAATGAAACCGCCCCCCATTCTACCTATGACTGGCACCCGGCTCCCACTACACAATATGTAATTACTTTATCTGGCACCCTGTTGTTTGAAACAGCATTGGGAGAGCAGTTTGTACTCAGACCAGGAGATGTACTGATCGCCATGGATACATATGGCTCCGGGCACAAATGGGAGCTGATAGATGATCAGCCATGGAGACGTGTGTATGTTACTTTTAAGGATGGTGCGGATATTAATTTCGTACCTGATGTACAGTAG
- a CDS encoding alpha/beta hydrolase, which produces MVRLVLIIISFLVSLLTIFRAPTYHLWMLAIGVAEFAWVFVTITFVLLVTGFYAGRFQLAGTLIGIAAIMLYVAPVLRAWYISRELPAAMDKALGEQKDESAQGTPFSFLTMLTDYPQSPVTAATHFYRTDNLHSSALDFYPSQQPGIRPCVVVVHGGSWKSGDNKQLPELNSYLAHAGYHVASVNYRLAPAFLCPAPIEDVYAAIGYLCSQAATLQIDTNNLALLGRSAGAQIALLAAYRQPVPGLKAVVDFYGPADMVWGYSLPANPLVMDSRKVLEDYLGGTYSAVPGNYAASSPIEYADKHAVPTLIIHGEKDALVAYEHSIRLNKKLAGNGIKHFFLSLPWATHGFDYNLKGPGGQLSTYAVERFLRNVFK; this is translated from the coding sequence ATGGTTCGTTTAGTATTAATTATCATCTCTTTCCTGGTATCACTTTTAACGATTTTCAGAGCGCCAACCTATCACCTGTGGATGCTGGCTATTGGCGTAGCAGAGTTTGCCTGGGTGTTTGTTACGATCACTTTCGTATTACTGGTCACAGGGTTTTATGCCGGCAGGTTTCAGCTGGCAGGTACCCTGATCGGCATAGCAGCGATCATGCTGTATGTGGCCCCGGTCCTACGGGCCTGGTATATATCCAGAGAACTGCCTGCAGCCATGGACAAAGCACTGGGCGAACAGAAGGATGAAAGCGCACAGGGTACTCCCTTTAGCTTTCTGACTATGCTGACTGACTATCCACAATCACCGGTAACCGCAGCAACCCATTTCTACCGTACAGATAACCTGCATTCATCCGCCCTGGATTTTTATCCCTCACAGCAACCCGGTATCCGGCCGTGTGTGGTGGTGGTACATGGTGGTTCTTGGAAAAGCGGGGACAATAAACAACTACCAGAGCTGAACAGTTATCTCGCACATGCGGGGTATCATGTAGCATCTGTCAACTACAGACTGGCCCCGGCATTCCTCTGTCCCGCTCCCATTGAAGACGTCTACGCAGCGATCGGTTACCTGTGTTCACAGGCTGCTACGTTACAGATAGACACCAATAATCTGGCATTACTGGGACGTTCTGCCGGTGCGCAGATTGCATTGCTGGCAGCTTACCGTCAGCCCGTACCTGGGCTGAAAGCCGTGGTTGACTTCTATGGCCCGGCTGATATGGTATGGGGCTATTCCCTGCCGGCCAATCCGCTGGTAATGGACTCGCGCAAGGTACTGGAAGACTACCTGGGCGGTACTTATTCCGCTGTACCGGGGAATTATGCTGCCAGCTCTCCGATTGAATATGCAGATAAACATGCCGTTCCGACGCTGATCATACATGGGGAAAAAGACGCACTGGTAGCATATGAGCATAGTATCCGGCTGAATAAGAAACTGGCCGGCAATGGCATCAAGCACTTCTTTCTGTCACTACCCTGGGCCACACATGGATTCGATTATAATCTGAAAGGCCCCGGCGGACAGTTGTCCACCTACGCAGTAGAACGGTTCTTGCGAAACGTTTTCAAATAA
- a CDS encoding winged helix-turn-helix transcriptional regulator — protein sequence MAERKTNSSNYQNQSYLESKCPLNELLFTMSRRWTTDVLFCIEEGNNRFSGIREELAYITDHILSDRLKTLEKTGLITRHQFPGMPPKVTYSLTEHGVELCSLLGKLCDFSSVIYEDKAVTA from the coding sequence ATGGCAGAAAGAAAAACGAATTCATCCAACTATCAGAACCAGTCTTACCTGGAAAGTAAATGTCCGCTAAATGAGCTGTTGTTTACCATGAGCAGACGCTGGACGACAGATGTCCTCTTTTGCATAGAGGAAGGTAACAACCGTTTTTCCGGCATTCGTGAAGAACTGGCCTATATTACAGATCACATTTTATCAGACAGACTGAAAACATTGGAGAAAACAGGACTGATCACCCGTCATCAGTTTCCGGGAATGCCTCCGAAAGTGACCTATTCGCTGACAGAACATGGGGTAGAACTGTGTAGCCTGCTGGGTAAGTTATGTGACTTTTCCAGTGTGATATATGAAGACAAGGCAGTCACTGCCTGA
- a CDS encoding serine hydrolase gives MKQVSLYLCLLLTTFLQVSAQSSEKPVQRLAGIEKSIDKILHDWHTAGIAVAVVEKDKVIYARGFGYRDYEKKLPVTPNTVFAIGSCSKAFTSALLGLLREEGKLDFETPVRNYLPELVFYNDDMNAHISLRDMMSHRTGLSRYDVSWYLFGAPSRDSLLYRIRYMEPNEPLRYKWQYNNFMFFAQGVVAEKLTGKSWEDNIKTRFFDSLGMSRSSTAISGFNVEDAAFGYGVQKDSIIFKREYKNINVIGPAGSINSTVNDMAHWVTAWINGGKYNGKQVIPAAYVAEAQSGQMTMGAGRPDKQMPEVYGGTYGLGWMISSYRGHYQVEHGGNIDGFSASTSFYPSDSIGIIVLTNQDGSPVPSLVRSLIADRMLGLKYYAWSDTLLKKVTTQRAADKKIKEKKEEVPVVKGADVIRKNLTDYTGTYSNNAFGSFEVIIQHDSLFALLGDQKEFLKHVNYDIFQTYTVDKMKGIDSTEGGNKVKFNVDINGDITAAEIDLGVKSPVLFGRRAKAIPMTKASLEKYVGVYSFGPLDATVHLKGEDQLMMDVPGQTDYILVPVEKDKFLLKGLSGYTVEFTANDKGEVVSLTSVQPNGRFKAEKKK, from the coding sequence ATGAAACAAGTTAGCCTGTATCTGTGTCTTCTGCTGACCACCTTTCTGCAGGTCAGTGCACAATCATCGGAAAAGCCAGTACAACGTCTTGCTGGTATTGAAAAATCAATAGACAAGATATTACATGACTGGCATACGGCCGGTATTGCTGTTGCAGTTGTAGAGAAAGATAAAGTGATCTATGCCAGGGGATTCGGATACCGGGATTATGAGAAGAAATTACCGGTAACACCTAATACGGTTTTTGCCATCGGTTCCTGTTCGAAAGCATTCACTTCCGCCTTGCTGGGGCTCCTTCGTGAAGAAGGTAAGCTCGATTTTGAAACACCCGTACGTAATTATCTGCCGGAACTGGTATTCTACAATGATGATATGAACGCGCATATCTCATTGCGGGATATGATGAGCCATCGTACCGGTCTGTCCCGCTACGACGTTTCGTGGTACCTGTTTGGCGCTCCTTCAAGAGACAGCCTATTGTATCGTATCCGCTACATGGAGCCTAATGAGCCGCTTCGTTATAAATGGCAGTATAACAATTTCATGTTTTTTGCACAGGGTGTTGTAGCGGAAAAGCTGACCGGTAAAAGCTGGGAAGACAATATTAAGACCCGCTTCTTTGATAGCCTCGGCATGTCACGTTCATCCACCGCAATCTCGGGATTTAATGTGGAGGACGCCGCCTTCGGATATGGTGTTCAAAAGGATTCGATCATTTTTAAAAGAGAATATAAAAACATTAATGTGATCGGGCCGGCAGGTAGTATTAATAGTACTGTCAATGATATGGCGCATTGGGTAACCGCATGGATTAACGGCGGTAAATACAACGGCAAACAGGTCATTCCTGCTGCCTATGTCGCAGAGGCACAGAGCGGGCAGATGACGATGGGAGCCGGCAGACCAGACAAACAGATGCCGGAAGTATACGGTGGCACTTATGGTCTCGGGTGGATGATATCTTCCTACAGAGGGCATTACCAGGTGGAACACGGTGGTAATATTGATGGCTTTTCTGCCAGCACGTCCTTTTATCCTTCAGATAGTATCGGGATCATTGTACTCACTAACCAGGATGGCTCTCCAGTGCCTTCACTGGTAAGGAGCCTGATCGCCGACAGGATGCTCGGACTGAAGTATTATGCCTGGAGTGATACCCTGTTAAAGAAGGTGACAACACAACGTGCGGCAGATAAAAAGATTAAGGAAAAGAAAGAGGAAGTTCCTGTTGTAAAAGGTGCAGATGTGATCAGGAAGAACCTGACTGACTATACCGGAACCTATTCCAATAATGCTTTCGGCTCGTTTGAGGTGATTATACAGCATGACTCATTATTTGCGCTGCTCGGCGATCAGAAAGAATTTCTGAAACATGTCAACTACGATATCTTCCAGACCTATACTGTCGACAAAATGAAAGGTATAGACTCTACAGAAGGCGGTAATAAAGTGAAGTTTAATGTTGATATCAATGGTGATATCACAGCAGCTGAAATTGATCTCGGGGTAAAGTCGCCGGTTCTTTTTGGCAGAAGGGCGAAGGCCATTCCAATGACCAAAGCGTCTTTGGAGAAATATGTAGGTGTTTATTCTTTTGGTCCGCTGGATGCTACTGTACATCTGAAAGGAGAGGATCAACTGATGATGGATGTGCCAGGGCAAACGGACTACATATTGGTACCTGTTGAAAAAGACAAGTTTTTGCTGAAGGGGTTAAGTGGTTATACGGTGGAGTTTACGGCTAATGACAAAGGAGAGGTCGTGTCACTGACATCTGTACAGCCTAACGGCCGTTTCAAGGCAGAAAAGAAGAAGTAA
- a CDS encoding YceI family protein: protein MRYILSIMLIALLAACEQAPKADKATITEAHPVKEGEGSPYRVDTANSELRWIGTKPTGKHTGRFELQEGKLLVKDSLVTGGNIIIRMNSLENIDLSKSDTTLKRKLEDELKGPLFFDVAQYPTASFEITNVTDFVPSVGNEVLMKNANYMVQGNLTIKNITKNVSFPAIIRFDEGTLTAMANFNIDRTLWGMTYRADKSMQDKLINSVVNLEFRVTASRK, encoded by the coding sequence ATGAGATATATACTTTCTATCATGCTGATCGCCTTGCTGGCTGCCTGCGAACAGGCACCGAAAGCCGACAAAGCGACCATTACAGAAGCGCATCCGGTAAAAGAGGGCGAAGGTAGTCCATACCGGGTAGACACTGCTAACAGCGAACTGCGTTGGATAGGCACCAAACCTACCGGCAAACATACCGGCCGTTTTGAACTACAGGAAGGAAAACTGCTGGTGAAAGACTCCCTTGTAACCGGTGGTAATATCATCATCAGGATGAACTCACTGGAAAACATCGACCTGTCTAAATCAGACACTACCCTGAAGCGCAAACTGGAGGACGAGTTAAAAGGTCCCTTGTTCTTCGATGTAGCTCAATACCCGACAGCCAGTTTCGAAATCACCAACGTGACCGACTTCGTACCTTCTGTTGGCAATGAGGTATTGATGAAGAATGCCAACTACATGGTGCAGGGTAATCTGACTATTAAAAACATCACTAAAAATGTTTCTTTCCCTGCCATTATCAGGTTTGACGAAGGCACACTTACTGCTATGGCAAACTTCAATATTGACCGGACATTATGGGGTATGACCTACAGGGCAGATAAGTCCATGCAGGATAAACTTATCAATTCTGTGGTGAATCTTGAATTCAGGGTGACCGCTTCCAGAAAGTAA
- the paaN gene encoding phenylacetic acid degradation protein PaaN, protein MLNIKHQNTIENAVKANHERAFYSQYPEHPKAYGENAAEQGEARYKALLQHPFKQLLQTGETSWAGEEVSPYTQEALGITYPIFTADELVHTAIAAAPHWRNTTVDVRADILVETLEAVKERFFDIAYATMHTTGQSFMMSFQASGPHANDRALEAIAMGYHEGNRYPSSLVWEKPMGKTSLQLKKQFRAIPKGIGLVIGCSTFPVWNSLPGIYADLVTGNPVIVKPHPKAILPIAIVVAAIQGVLQEKGFSPALCQLAADTSSTLITKTLCEHPGIQLIDYTGGSRFGEYVESLRNKTVFTEKAGVNSVILDSVADIDAVLQNLAFSVSLYSGQMCTAPQNFFIPADGITTSNGKLSFDEVVQKFKDAVVSLVNNPKMGAGTLGALQNESTLQRAHNAAKLGAKMILEGQPLVNEEFTRVRGCTPAILEVSSTDKHIFEQELFGPVLLLIKTKDTSESIQLARQMAQQHGAITCAAYTTSPEVKEKITEEMNNVFTPVSFNFTGFIWVNQHAAFSDFHVTGGNPAGNASFTNPEFILRRFVWVGNREVAGS, encoded by the coding sequence ATGTTAAACATTAAACACCAAAACACAATTGAGAACGCTGTAAAGGCTAATCATGAACGGGCATTCTATTCGCAGTACCCGGAACACCCCAAAGCCTATGGTGAAAACGCAGCAGAACAGGGCGAAGCCCGTTATAAAGCGCTGCTGCAGCACCCTTTTAAGCAATTGCTGCAAACAGGAGAAACTTCCTGGGCAGGAGAAGAAGTATCTCCTTATACACAGGAAGCACTGGGTATCACCTATCCCATCTTCACTGCTGATGAACTGGTCCATACAGCCATTGCTGCCGCTCCCCACTGGCGCAATACAACTGTAGACGTACGCGCCGACATACTGGTCGAAACACTGGAAGCCGTGAAAGAACGTTTCTTCGACATCGCTTATGCGACTATGCATACTACAGGCCAGAGCTTCATGATGAGCTTTCAGGCTTCTGGTCCACATGCCAATGACAGGGCACTGGAAGCGATCGCCATGGGCTATCATGAAGGCAACCGCTACCCTTCTTCCCTTGTATGGGAAAAACCAATGGGTAAGACATCCCTTCAATTGAAAAAACAGTTCAGAGCTATTCCGAAAGGCATAGGTCTGGTGATAGGATGCTCCACCTTCCCGGTATGGAACTCGCTACCTGGTATTTATGCTGACCTCGTGACTGGCAATCCGGTGATCGTAAAGCCACATCCGAAAGCCATCCTGCCTATCGCTATTGTAGTAGCGGCTATTCAGGGGGTATTACAGGAGAAAGGCTTCAGTCCAGCCCTTTGCCAGCTGGCCGCTGACACTTCTTCCACACTGATCACCAAGACATTATGTGAGCACCCGGGCATACAGCTGATTGACTATACTGGTGGTAGCCGATTTGGTGAGTATGTGGAATCACTCCGTAACAAGACTGTTTTTACTGAAAAAGCAGGTGTTAACTCAGTGATCCTGGATAGCGTGGCAGATATTGATGCCGTACTGCAGAACCTTGCATTTTCAGTTTCTCTATATTCAGGACAGATGTGTACTGCTCCGCAGAATTTCTTCATTCCTGCGGATGGGATCACCACCAGCAATGGTAAGCTGTCGTTTGATGAAGTCGTGCAAAAATTCAAAGATGCCGTTGTGAGCCTCGTAAACAACCCGAAAATGGGTGCAGGTACACTGGGTGCCTTACAAAACGAAAGTACCCTGCAAAGAGCGCATAATGCAGCTAAACTGGGTGCTAAAATGATCCTGGAGGGACAGCCACTGGTCAATGAAGAGTTTACCCGTGTGCGTGGTTGCACACCGGCTATCCTTGAAGTAAGCAGCACGGACAAACATATCTTCGAACAGGAGTTGTTTGGCCCGGTTTTGTTGCTGATTAAAACAAAAGATACCAGTGAATCAATACAACTGGCCCGTCAGATGGCGCAGCAACATGGAGCTATCACCTGTGCTGCCTATACGACCAGTCCTGAGGTAAAAGAAAAGATTACGGAAGAGATGAACAACGTATTTACACCCGTATCCTTTAACTTTACCGGATTCATCTGGGTTAACCAGCATGCGGCATTCTCCGATTTTCATGTAACAGGTGGGAATCCTGCGGGTAATGCCAGTTTCACTAATCCGGAATTTATCCTGCGCAGATTTGTATGGGTAGGTAACCGGGAAGTGGCAGGAAGCTGA